The following coding sequences lie in one Glycine max cultivar Williams 82 chromosome 19, Glycine_max_v4.0, whole genome shotgun sequence genomic window:
- the LOC100814855 gene encoding pescadillo homolog: MVKHYRPPGKKKEGNAAKFVIRSQAIKQLQISLPLFRKLCILKGVTPREPKKKFKGTHQTYYHVKDVSFLHHEPLVEIHRAIRVHERKIKKAEAKKNHERANRLRQKTPKPKIDRIIRQRYPRFVDALGELDDCLTMVHLFAALPASESKKIDVECVHKCRRLAHEWQAFVSRTHKLRKTFVSVKGIYYQAEVEGQPITWLTPHSLQQVVSDDVDITTMLNFLQLYEPLLSFVNFRLYHSINLKYPPILDPRLEALAADLYALSRYASANTRPSVLNSEASQAESEQVETKQKEAETGNETSELRLAQLQHQLPSNEPGALMHLVEEVTGEDEEDQDTKDCKKLFKNMKFFVSREVPRESMLFVIPAFGGIVSWEGEGAPFGESDQSISHQIVDREAQGHRFLSREYVQPQWVYDCVNARIILPTDNYLVGRTPPPHLSPFINYDEEGAYIPDYAKTIKHLQAAARKEILPLPGVGKDALEDPQNLLVEGIIDRAEANDAAQRKQKMMILEQQYRDDLKKELQGITCTSAGSIETSTEVVQTGESTTSVHENVDHDDMGKLMLSRKRRGLVKAIEKSRERNKAQTDLIKQRKKKIDEEQRQRS; the protein is encoded by the exons ATGGTGAAGCACTACAGACCCCCG GGGAAGAAAAAGGAGGGAAATGCTGCCAAATTTGTCATTAGGTCACAAGCAATCAAGCAGCTTCAAATCAGTCTACCCCTTTTCAG GAAACTATGTATTTTGAAAGGTGTAACTCCAAGGGAGCCTAAGAAAAAGTTCAAGGGAACTCATCAGACTTATTACCATGTCAAGGATGTTTCCTTCCTTCATCACGAGCCTTTGGTTGAAATACATAGAGCAATACGAGTGCATGAGAGGAAAATAAAGAAAGCCGAGGCAAAGAAAAACCATGAACGTGCAAACAGGCTGCGCCAGAAAACACCCAAACCCAAGATCGATAGGATTATTCGGCAGAG GTACCCGAGATTTGTGGATGCACTTGGAGAATTGGATGACTGCCTTACAATGGTGCACCTTTTTGCAGCATTGCCTGCATCAGAGAGTAAAAAAATTGACGTGGAGTGTGTCCATAAATGTCGAAG ATTGGCACATGAATGGCAAGCATTCGTATCTCGCACTCACAAGTTAAGAAAAACATTTGTATCTGTGAAAGGCATATACTACCAG GCTGAGGTCGAGGGCCAGCCAATAACATGGTTAACTCCTCATTCACTACAACAGGTTGTATCCGATGATGTTGACATTACTACCATGCTAAACTTTCTGCAATTGTATGAG CCTCTTCTTAGTTTTGTCAATTTCCGCCTCTACCATTCTATAAATTTGAAGTATCCCCCCATACTTGATCCTCGGTTGGAAGCTTTGGCAGCAG ATCTATATGCTCTGTCAAGGTATGCCAGTGCCAATACCAGACCCTCTGTACTGAATTCTGAAGCTTCTCAAGCTGAATCTGAACAAGTGGAGACCAAGCAAAAGGAGGCAGAGACTGGAAATGAAACATCTGAACTAAGACTTGCTCAACTTCAGCATCAACTTCCTTCTAATGAACCTGGTGCACTAATGCATCTTGTTGAGGAAGTGACTGGTGAAGATGAAGAGGATCAGGATACAAAAGACTGTAAAAAGctctttaaaaatatgaaattcttCGTAAGCAGGGAG GTACCAAGGGAATCGATGCTTTTTGTTATTCCTGCTTTTGGTGGCATAGTTTCCTGGGAGGGAGAAGGGGCACCTTTTGGGGAATCTGACCAGAGCATTTCTCATCAG ATTGTTGACAGGGAAGCACAAGGACATCGGTTCCTCTCAAGAGAATACGTTCAACCACAGTGGGTATATGACTGTGTGAATGCACGAATTATTTTGCCAACTGACAATTATTTGGTGGGAAG GACTCCTCCACCACATTTGTCACCTTTTATTAACTACGACGAAGAAGGAGCATACATTCCTGATTATGCAAAGACCATTAAACACTTGCAAGCTGCTGCCAGAAAGGAAATCCTTCCACTTCCAGGTGTTGGGAAGGATGCTCTGGAAGATCCTCAAAATCTTCTGGTTGAAGGTATCATTGATCGAGCAGAGGCTAATGATGCAGCTCAGAGAAAGCAGAAG ATGATGATTCTGGAGCAGCAATACCGTGATGATTTGAAAAAAGAACTTCAAGGTATTACATGTACCTCAGCAGGTTCTATAGAAACATCTACTGAAGTGGTACAGACTGGAGAATCAACTACCAGTGTTCATGAAAATGTTGATCATGATGACATGGGTAAACTTATGTTGTCACGTAAAAGGAGGGGGCTAGTGAAAGCCATTGag AAATCTAGGGAACGGAATAAAGCTCAGACTGATCTCATTAAACAAcggaaaaagaaaattgatgaaGAGCAACGGCAAAGGAGTTGA
- the LOC100499714 gene encoding 60S ribosomal protein L22-2-like isoform X1, giving the protein MSRGGAVAAAKGKKKGATFTIDCAKPVEDKIMDIASLEKFLQERIKVGGKAGALGDSITVTREKTKIIVTSDSNFSKRYLKYLTKKYLKKHNVRDWLRVIASNKDRSVYELRYFNIAENEGEEED; this is encoded by the exons ATGAGTCGAGGAGGCGCAGTAGCAGCAGCGAAGGGAAAGAAGAAGGGTGCTACATTCACCATTGACTGTGCAAAGCCAGTGGAAGATAAGATCATGGACATTGCTTCTCTCGAAAAGTTTCTTCAAGAGAGGATCAAGGTTGGTGGCAAAGCTGGTGCTCTTGGTGACAGTATCACTGTTACCCGCGAGAAGACCAAGATCATTGTCACCTCTGACAGTAACTTTTCCAAACG GTATTTGAAGTACTTGACGAAGAAGTACTTGAAGAAACACAATGTGCGAGACTGGCTCAGAGTGATTGCTTCAAACAAGGATAGAAGTGTTTACGAACTGAGGTACTTCAACATTGCCGAGAATGAGGGAGAGGAAGAAGATTAG
- the LOC100499714 gene encoding 60S ribosomal protein L22-2-like (The RefSeq protein has 1 substitution compared to this genomic sequence): MSRGGAVAAAKGKKKGATFTIDCAKPVEDKIMDIVSLEKFLQERIKVGGKAGALGDSITVTREKTKIIVTSDSNFSKRYLKYLTKKYLKKHNVRDWLRVIASNKDRSVYELRYFNIAENEGEEED, translated from the exons ATGAGTCGAGGAGGCGCAGTAGCAGCAGCGAAGGGAAAGAAGAAGGGTGCTACATTCACCATTGACTGTGCAAAGCCAGTGGAAGATAAGATCATGGACATTGCTTCTCTCGAAAAGTTTCTTCAAGAGAGGATCAAGGTTGGTGGCAAAGCTGGTGCTCTTGGTGACAGTATCACTGTTACCCGCGAGAAGACCAAGATCATTGTCACCTCTGACAGTAACTTTTCCAAACG GTATTTGAAGTACTTGACGAAGAAGTACTTGAAGAAACACAATGTGCGAGACTGGCTCAGAGTGATTGCTTCAAACAAGGATAGAAGTGTTTACGAACTGAGGTACTTCAACATTGCCGAGAATGAGGGAGAGGAAGAAGATTAG
- the LOC100815923 gene encoding E3 ubiquitin-protein ligase RFI2, translating to MGLGNDDDDGDTLKSFGSVCCSICLEAVTDNGDRSWAKLQCGHQFHLDCIGSAFNIKGAMQCPNCRKVEKGQWLYANGCRSYPEFSMDEWTHDEDLYDLSYSEMSFGVHWCPFGNLTRLPSSFEEGDFSSTAYHDVLGQHAIFAEHTAVSSASHPCPYIAYFGPIHPSTSNSGGTVSEASNFNHWNGPPVPGDMPTSYTFPAVDLHYHSWEHNSSHFSSANSRLGTAEQASVSPGSQRPARVGSEVPRSGSFMHPFLVGHSSAARAGNSVASSMIPPYPGSNARARDRVQALQAYYQPQQPHNSTTIRTPVASSTRRSSSHSGPVQLAPVASPPDQSAGFVYIPSGSSGRNFQEETHLPSRFHAWEREHLPSLALNNVGRESSWRAYHQTASVSDPSIRSSSFRLRHESDRMPSQNR from the exons ATGGGTCTGGGAAACGATGACGATGACGGAGACACGCTCAAGTCCTTCGGTTCAGTGTGTTGTTCGATTTGCCTCGAGGCTGTTACCGATAACGGTGATCGATCCTGGGCCAAGCTTCAATGCGGACATCAATTTCATCTCG ATTGCATTGGCTCAGCCTTCAATATAAAGGGGGCAATGCAGTGCCCCAATTGTCGTAAGGTTGAAAAAGGTCAGTGGCTTTATGCTAATGGTTGTCGATCATATCCAGAATTTAGCATGGATGAATGGACACATGATGAGGATCTATATGATCTTAGCTACTCTGAAATG TCCTTTGGAGTTCACTGGTGCCCTTTTGGTAACTTGACCCGACTTCCTTCATCTTTCGA gGAAGGGGATTTTTCTTCAACTGCGT ATCATGATGTACTGGGACAACATGCTATATTTGCTGAACATACGGCTGTATCATCTGCTAGTCATCCTTGCccatatattgcctactttggACCAATACATCCCTCCACCTCCAATTCTGGTGGAACTGTTTCCGAAGCTTCTAATTTCAACCACTGGAATGGTCCACCTGTACCTGGTGACATGCCAACCTCCTACACATTTCCTGCAGTGGATCTTCATTATCACAGTTGGGAACACAATTCCTCTCATTTCTCTTCTGCCAACAGCCGTCTAGGCACTGCAGAACAGGCCTCAGTATCACCTGGTAGTCAAAGGCCTGCCAGGGTTGGTTCAGAGGTCCCTAGATCCGGGTCTTTTATGCATCCCTTCCTTGTTGGTCACAG TTCTGCTGCTAGGGCTGGAAACTCTGTTGCATCTTCAATGATCCCTCCTTATCCAGGCAGCAATGCTCGGGCCCGTGATAGAGTCCAAGCTCTTCAAGCATATTATCAACCTCAGCAACCTCATAATTCTACCACAATACGGACACCTGTTGCTTCTAGCACTCGAAGATCCAGTAGTCATAGTGGGCCTGTTCAATTAGCACCAGTGGCCTCGCCACCAGACCAAAGTGCTGGCTTCGTATATATTCCATCAGGTTCTTCAGGACGCAATTTTCAGGAAGAAACCCATTTGCCAAGTCGATTCCATGCTTGGGAAAGAGAGCACTTGCCTTCATTGGCGTTAAACAATGTTGGTAGAGAATCAAGTTGGAGAGCATACCACCAGACTGCCAGTGTGTCAGACCCAAGTATCAGATCCAGCAGCTTTCGATTAAGACACGAATCCGACAGAATGCCTTCACAAAATCGGTGA